One genomic segment of Belonocnema kinseyi isolate 2016_QV_RU_SX_M_011 chromosome 2, B_treatae_v1, whole genome shotgun sequence includes these proteins:
- the LOC117167278 gene encoding sodium/potassium-transporting ATPase subunit beta-1-interacting protein isoform X1 → MGICSRRHFLLTICTLQLLTTIERQVFDFLGFMWVPILVNFFNIIFVILGFFGAFQYRPKYIISYCVWNTLWLGWNIFVICFYVSAGMLDKNSDILNLGTGSFSWWQVNGPGCKASYDITEPELFRPARPANVTGCILEYEVIEILHASTQCLLSIIAVVGGICLSRVFLEEDDSLHTKKKKKKQPRPLYSIEYSQPEPPIQDESVSPKPMTPRRVKRRSVISRDGTRRSSRRSSVRQSRRKNPVNRIMDHQEGLYANSSISNLTNQNVTSLSQGTLNYDRIANNWDRDRPLNWQPEAMNLAVSSPALWNRESNYTNSTNLTNQNVPHWDGSSSTRHLTDNWQGNQLKPMQWQGQTGQSNPTFQPTSTQNIAGEDVDDLYGNRPASARSSYSNYHGVRATPQVPQRTDIVRQSQRQFVLSGPPAYQDTVI, encoded by the exons ATGGGAATTTGCAGCAGAAGACATTTCCTACTGACAATATGCACTCTGCAGCTT CTAACCACCATAGAGCGACAAGTCTTCGACTTCCTGGGGTTTATGTGGGTGCCGATACTGGTCAACTTCTTCAACATCATTTTCGTGATCCTGGGATTTTTTGGAGCCTTTCAATACCGGCCTAAGTACATCATATCT tattgtGTATGGAACACACTTTGGTTGGGATGGAACATATTTGTAATATGTTTCTACGTCAGTGCAGGGATGTTGGACAAG aaTAGTGATATTCTGAATCTTGGGACTGGCAGCTTTTCGTGGTGGCAGGTAAATGGTCCAGGCTGTAAAGCAAGTTATGATATTACTGAACCAGAACTATTTAGACCTGCGAGACCTGCCAACGTAACTGGTTGCATTTTGGAATAcgaagtaattgaaattttacatgcaTCCACCCAATGCCTTTTATCC atCATAGCAGTCGTAGGTGGAATTTGCCTTAGTCGAGTTTTTCTCGAAGAAGACGATAGCT TACACactaaaaagaagaagaagaagcaacCCCGCCCGCTCTACAGTATCGAATACTCTCAACCGGAGCCTCCAATCCAGGACGAGAGTGTCTCCCCCAAGCCGATGACTCCACGTCGGGTAAAACGACGTTCAGTAATTTCGCGCGATGGAACAAGACGATCAAGTCGAAGAAGTTCAGTTCGACAATCTCGAAGAAAAAACCCCGTGAATCGCATTATGGACCACCAAGAAGGCCTATATGCAAATTCTTCGATTAGCAATCTCACCAATCAAAATGTAACTTCCCTGTCTCAGGGGACTCTAAATTACGACAGAATTGCCAACAACTGGGACAGAGACAGACCCTTGAATTGGCAACCTGAAGCCATGAACTTGGCTGTTTCCTCGCCAGCTTTGTGGAATCGGGAATCCAATTACACCAACAGTACAAACTTGACGAATCAAAATGTACCACACTGGGATGGTAGCAGTTCGACGAGACATTTGACAGACAACTGGCAAGGAAATCAGTTGAAACCTATGCAGTGGCAAGGCCAAACCGGCCAAAGCAATCCTACTTTCCAACCAACGAGTACTCAAAATATAGCTGGGGAGGATGTTGATGATCTTTATGGTAATCGACCTGCGAGTGCCAGGTCGAGTTACAGCAATTATCATGGTGTTAGGGCCACTCCCCAGGTGCCTCAGAGGACTGACATTGTGAGGCAAAGCCAGAGGCAGTTTGTCCTTAGTGGGCCTCCGGCTTATCAGGATACcgtgatttga
- the LOC117167278 gene encoding uncharacterized protein LOC117167278 isoform X2: MGICSRRHFLLTICTLQLLTTIERQVFDFLGFMWVPILVNFFNIIFVILGFFGAFQYRPKYIISYCVWNTLWLGWNIFVICFYVSAGMLDKNSDILNLGTGSFSWWQVNGPGCKASYDITEPELFRPARPANVTGCILEYEVIEILHASTQCLLSIIAVVGGICLSRVFLEEDDSFDFVGGGDFGLAGHTALHPMYVSYSALPPPAYSHKNSNQNFSSGTTSSHQSTFTKPSEKLISSIGRGRHIFRNETIRSNRSNQNFEHVDYENDYSNPVDHLQRPVSPINEYDSLEEASGNKYLKNRANHSYSSRYSPVVAQKLKSNPVNTNKQIKIPNKPRVFTDYIREQPLRSFYSDPRLAVEQQQSLNRREGASRSKRDSRPLSMFASNTKKKKKKQPRPLYSIEYSQPEPPIQDESVSPKPMTPRRVKRRSVISRDGTRRSSRRSSVRQSRRKNPVNRIMDHQEGLYANSSISNLTNQNVTSLSQGTLNYDRIANNWDRDRPLNWQPEAMNLAVSSPALWNRESNYTNSTNLTNQNVPHWDGSSSTRHLTDNWQGNQLKPMQWQGQTGQSNPTFQPTSTQNIAGEDVDDLYGNRPASARSSYSNYHGVRATPQVPQRTDIVRQSQRQFVLSGPPAYQDTVI; the protein is encoded by the exons ATGGGAATTTGCAGCAGAAGACATTTCCTACTGACAATATGCACTCTGCAGCTT CTAACCACCATAGAGCGACAAGTCTTCGACTTCCTGGGGTTTATGTGGGTGCCGATACTGGTCAACTTCTTCAACATCATTTTCGTGATCCTGGGATTTTTTGGAGCCTTTCAATACCGGCCTAAGTACATCATATCT tattgtGTATGGAACACACTTTGGTTGGGATGGAACATATTTGTAATATGTTTCTACGTCAGTGCAGGGATGTTGGACAAG aaTAGTGATATTCTGAATCTTGGGACTGGCAGCTTTTCGTGGTGGCAGGTAAATGGTCCAGGCTGTAAAGCAAGTTATGATATTACTGAACCAGAACTATTTAGACCTGCGAGACCTGCCAACGTAACTGGTTGCATTTTGGAATAcgaagtaattgaaattttacatgcaTCCACCCAATGCCTTTTATCC atCATAGCAGTCGTAGGTGGAATTTGCCTTAGTCGAGTTTTTCTCGAAGAAGACGATAGCT TTGACTTTGTCGGAGGTGGTGACTTTGGTTTGGCAGGCCACACGGCGTTGCATCCCATGTACGTTAGCTACTCGGCTCTTCCACCACCTGCCTACTCTCATAAAAATTCTAATCAAAACTTCTCTTCCGGCACAACTAGTTCGCATCAGTCAACTTTTACCAAACCCAGTGAAAAGCTAATTAGTAGCATAGGTCGTGGTAGACATATTTTTCGAAACGAAACGATCAGAAGCAATCGAAGCAATCAGAATTTTGAGCACGTAGATTATGAGAATGACTATTCAAATCCAGTGGATCACTTGCAACGGCCTGTTTCTCCAATAAACGAGTATGATTCGTTGGAAGAAGCATCCGGAAACAAGTATCTAAAAAATAGAGCTAATCATTCTTATTCGTCAAGATACAGCCCAGTCGtagctcaaaaattaaaatcgaatccTGTCAATACgaataagcaaattaaaattcCTAACAAGCCGAGGGTTTTCACTGATTATATTCGAGAACAGCCCTTAAGGTCGTTTTATTCTGATCCAAGACTGGCTGTCGAACAGCAACAAAGTTTAAATAGAAGGGAGGGTGCCAGCAGAAGTAAAAGAGATAGCAGGCCTCTCTCTATGTTTgcctcta ACactaaaaagaagaagaagaagcaacCCCGCCCGCTCTACAGTATCGAATACTCTCAACCGGAGCCTCCAATCCAGGACGAGAGTGTCTCCCCCAAGCCGATGACTCCACGTCGGGTAAAACGACGTTCAGTAATTTCGCGCGATGGAACAAGACGATCAAGTCGAAGAAGTTCAGTTCGACAATCTCGAAGAAAAAACCCCGTGAATCGCATTATGGACCACCAAGAAGGCCTATATGCAAATTCTTCGATTAGCAATCTCACCAATCAAAATGTAACTTCCCTGTCTCAGGGGACTCTAAATTACGACAGAATTGCCAACAACTGGGACAGAGACAGACCCTTGAATTGGCAACCTGAAGCCATGAACTTGGCTGTTTCCTCGCCAGCTTTGTGGAATCGGGAATCCAATTACACCAACAGTACAAACTTGACGAATCAAAATGTACCACACTGGGATGGTAGCAGTTCGACGAGACATTTGACAGACAACTGGCAAGGAAATCAGTTGAAACCTATGCAGTGGCAAGGCCAAACCGGCCAAAGCAATCCTACTTTCCAACCAACGAGTACTCAAAATATAGCTGGGGAGGATGTTGATGATCTTTATGGTAATCGACCTGCGAGTGCCAGGTCGAGTTACAGCAATTATCATGGTGTTAGGGCCACTCCCCAGGTGCCTCAGAGGACTGACATTGTGAGGCAAAGCCAGAGGCAGTTTGTCCTTAGTGGGCCTCCGGCTTATCAGGATACcgtgatttga